Proteins from a genomic interval of Haloterrigena sp. KLK7:
- a CDS encoding Phenylacetic acid catabolic protein, protein MPTEKQFKEELQNGRMIESPEEMTDGYKKALKQILTVSGDTELMSAPAYYEQSLNAPSLDARASCISVIQDELGHGHIAYRLLEDLGEDREELIYEREPHEFRNTYGFDQHIDNFAELVTAHGLFDRAGIVLLGDIHENTSYAPWKRALTKVSKEEQFHLRHGETWMRRLANNSEKTRQQLQEAVDWMFPMGVEWFGMPDDKKKHDDQLEYRIKGKSNDELRQDWLSRTLPLMNELELDVPAHYDDERDEYVLDYDLPVAFDADNKEWRFDEPISWSDVMDRWRSRGPANEKYIDMIQSGTVDIEV, encoded by the coding sequence ATGCCCACCGAGAAGCAATTCAAAGAAGAGCTGCAGAACGGACGGATGATCGAATCGCCCGAAGAGATGACCGACGGCTACAAAAAGGCCCTCAAACAGATCCTGACCGTCTCGGGCGATACCGAACTCATGAGCGCGCCGGCGTACTACGAGCAATCGCTCAATGCGCCGTCGCTCGACGCACGCGCCTCGTGTATCAGCGTGATCCAAGACGAGCTGGGACACGGCCACATCGCCTACCGACTGCTCGAAGACTTAGGCGAGGACCGCGAGGAACTCATCTACGAGCGCGAACCCCACGAGTTCCGCAACACCTACGGGTTCGACCAGCACATCGACAACTTCGCCGAGCTCGTGACGGCCCACGGGCTGTTCGACCGCGCGGGGATCGTCCTGCTCGGCGATATCCACGAGAACACCTCCTACGCGCCCTGGAAGCGCGCACTCACGAAGGTGAGCAAGGAAGAACAGTTCCACCTCCGTCACGGCGAAACGTGGATGCGTCGGCTCGCGAACAACAGCGAGAAGACCCGACAACAGCTGCAGGAAGCAGTCGACTGGATGTTCCCGATGGGCGTCGAGTGGTTCGGGATGCCCGACGACAAGAAGAAACACGACGACCAGCTCGAGTACCGCATCAAGGGGAAGTCTAACGACGAGCTCCGGCAGGACTGGCTGTCCCGGACGTTGCCGCTGATGAACGAACTGGAACTCGACGTGCCGGCCCACTACGACGACGAGCGCGACGAGTACGTCCTCGACTACGATCTGCCGGTCGCCTTCGACGCGGACAACAAGGAGTGGCGCTTCGACGAACCGATCTCGTGGTCCGACGTGATGGATCGGTGGCGCTCCCGCGGCCCGGCAAACGAGAAGTACATCGATATGATCCAGTCCGGTACCGTCGACATCGAGGTCTAA
- a CDS encoding enoyl-CoA hydratase/isomerase family protein, with protein MQLRSFDELELEYFTTEVNSHVGILRLDRPPANAHDINVLLELQRAVESIRFDENIRAVLFGSANDTFFSTGFDIQELNEESGRQVGYASQTSKEVMMKIRSTDTIFIAMVNGHCMGGGLELALACDFRYIGNDESYNIGMPEISLGLIAGEAGTQLLPRYIDRSEALEMMLTGETFTPEEATEKGIFDKIFPPEEIEDAAFEFAEEIVQKPSVAVGNNKLAVNEGLEMPLQDALVHERELQNRLLGSDVAEEGVSAFLNDREPDFLGVELGDKEPGAEE; from the coding sequence ATGCAACTCCGATCGTTCGACGAGCTTGAACTCGAGTATTTCACGACGGAAGTGAACAGTCACGTCGGCATCCTCCGACTCGACCGTCCGCCGGCGAACGCACACGATATCAACGTCCTCCTGGAGCTACAGCGTGCCGTTGAGTCGATCCGATTCGACGAGAACATCCGGGCCGTGCTCTTCGGTAGCGCGAACGATACGTTCTTCTCGACCGGCTTCGACATCCAAGAGCTGAACGAGGAATCCGGCCGACAGGTCGGGTACGCGAGCCAGACGAGCAAGGAAGTCATGATGAAGATCCGCTCGACCGACACGATCTTCATCGCGATGGTCAACGGTCACTGTATGGGCGGCGGGCTCGAGCTCGCGCTCGCCTGTGACTTCCGGTACATCGGCAACGACGAGAGCTACAATATCGGCATGCCCGAGATCAGCCTCGGTCTCATCGCCGGCGAGGCGGGGACCCAGCTGCTCCCCCGGTACATTGACCGCTCTGAGGCGCTCGAAATGATGCTCACCGGCGAGACGTTCACGCCGGAAGAGGCGACCGAGAAGGGTATCTTCGACAAGATCTTCCCCCCGGAGGAGATCGAAGACGCCGCCTTCGAGTTCGCCGAGGAGATCGTCCAGAAGCCGAGCGTCGCGGTCGGCAACAACAAGCTGGCGGTCAACGAAGGGCTCGAGATGCCCCTGCAGGACGCGCTGGTCCACGAGCGAGAGCTGCAGAACCGATTGCTCGGTTCCGACGTCGCGGAAGAAGGTGTCAGTGCGTTCCTCAACGATCGAGAGCCCGACTTCCTAGGCGTGGAGCTCGGAGACAAAGAACCGGGCGCCGAGGAGTAA
- a CDS encoding GNAT family N-acetyltransferase: MTYQIRQASLEDGEELLDLWHGFTDHLSKHDDRYAHKESADDRWLQYFENQLVDSKYGTVIVAEHEDSGELVGVLEARIMGNHPIFRLQDHGYINGHYVAESHRDNGVGAALLEEVHEWFDQSEKDVDFYRVDVMHGDESAEAFYESNDFEPVEHVFERATDREQ; encoded by the coding sequence ATGACGTACCAGATACGCCAGGCGTCCCTGGAAGACGGTGAGGAACTACTGGACCTGTGGCACGGCTTCACGGACCACCTCTCGAAACACGACGATCGGTACGCGCACAAGGAAAGCGCCGATGACCGCTGGCTCCAGTACTTCGAAAACCAGCTCGTCGATTCGAAGTACGGCACCGTCATCGTCGCGGAACATGAGGATTCGGGCGAACTCGTCGGCGTCCTCGAGGCGCGCATCATGGGGAACCATCCGATCTTCCGGCTGCAGGACCACGGGTACATCAACGGCCACTACGTCGCGGAAAGCCACCGGGACAACGGCGTCGGCGCCGCGTTACTGGAGGAGGTCCACGAGTGGTTCGATCAGTCGGAGAAAGACGTCGACTTCTACCGCGTCGACGTGATGCACGGCGACGAGTCCGCCGAAGCGTTCTACGAGTCGAACGACTTCGAGCCGGTCGAACACGTCTTCGAACGAGCCACCGATCGAGAGCAGTAA
- a CDS encoding MBL fold metallo-hydrolase produces MSDVVRIPVGDGSPEGTNSAYILPAHGVVIDPGPPTETAWTSLQNGITETGLMFDDVEHVFVTHWHIDHAGLAYRLADRANATVHAHRDDAALIGDYASARRRRLRRDRRTLERWGVPESVRDDVLSRDTSSPLPDSFVVVGHESGDTVAGVEFVHTPGHTAGHASLKTDEDLFLGDLLLPTYTPNVGGSDTRLDDPLGRYLTSVNRLESTSGDGNPGHGAELEIESASADVRRHHRDRARAAFRAIATSEVTARTPWEVARQLFGDMRGIHAKFGAGEAAAHLQRLAELGIVERLDGEAVRYRPKVDSCPDDLSLTP; encoded by the coding sequence ATGAGTGACGTCGTTCGGATCCCTGTCGGCGACGGATCACCGGAGGGAACGAACAGTGCGTACATCCTTCCGGCGCACGGCGTCGTCATCGATCCCGGACCACCGACCGAAACAGCGTGGACTTCCCTTCAGAACGGGATCACGGAGACCGGCCTCATGTTCGATGACGTCGAACACGTCTTTGTTACCCACTGGCACATCGATCATGCCGGTCTGGCGTATCGACTCGCGGATCGTGCTAACGCGACGGTACACGCTCATCGGGACGATGCAGCTTTGATCGGCGACTACGCATCCGCCCGGAGACGACGGCTTCGCCGCGACCGACGGACTCTCGAGCGGTGGGGCGTCCCGGAGTCGGTTCGAGACGATGTGCTGAGTCGGGATACGTCGTCCCCGCTCCCGGACTCGTTCGTAGTGGTCGGTCACGAAAGCGGTGATACCGTCGCCGGCGTCGAGTTCGTTCACACGCCAGGACATACTGCCGGTCATGCGTCACTGAAGACGGACGAGGATCTCTTCCTCGGAGATCTGTTGTTACCGACGTACACGCCGAACGTAGGGGGGAGCGATACGCGACTCGACGATCCGCTCGGGCGATATCTCACGTCAGTGAACAGACTCGAGTCGACATCGGGAGACGGAAACCCGGGTCACGGAGCAGAACTCGAGATCGAGAGCGCGAGCGCCGACGTGAGACGTCACCACCGAGATCGGGCCAGAGCGGCCTTTCGAGCGATCGCGACGTCAGAGGTGACAGCACGAACGCCGTGGGAGGTAGCGAGACAGCTGTTCGGGGATATGCGAGGGATCCACGCGAAGTTCGGCGCCGGCGAAGCGGCCGCCCACCTTCAGCGACTCGCTGAACTGGGGATCGTCGAGCGCTTAGACGGGGAAGCGGTTCGATACCGTCCGAAAGTCGACTCATGTCCAGACGACCTCTCGCTGACGCCGTAG
- a CDS encoding Phenylacetic acid catabolic protein, whose amino-acid sequence MSEDWSEAAVDYVQAIYDTKLLLGHRYAQWSLSGPSLEDDIGGASAAQEEIGHVRQLARELEEQGRDADWLSGHRDPDEFANAACLDRIDGEWPTYLASIAPADRAAWYLIDAIGRDDLSGLITKMGEDEYFHLEYHDARLETLAAEDPETVQQTLETTLPQTLALIGPAAYDEDEDPLYQAGFTDRPIAEIRESFVQHYRDLFAGTDVSLENVDWDAPALEEWDETRRRVDTGSISDTDVEQLRGEANELFAMN is encoded by the coding sequence ATGAGTGAGGATTGGTCCGAAGCGGCGGTCGACTACGTACAGGCGATCTACGACACGAAGCTCCTCCTCGGGCACCGGTACGCCCAGTGGAGCCTCTCGGGACCGTCGCTCGAGGACGATATCGGCGGAGCGAGCGCCGCCCAGGAAGAGATCGGCCATGTTCGGCAACTGGCGCGCGAACTCGAAGAACAGGGACGGGACGCCGACTGGCTGAGCGGTCACCGCGATCCCGACGAGTTCGCCAACGCGGCCTGTCTCGACCGCATCGACGGCGAGTGGCCGACGTACCTGGCGTCAATCGCGCCGGCCGACCGAGCCGCGTGGTATCTGATCGACGCGATCGGCCGAGACGATCTGTCCGGCCTGATCACCAAGATGGGCGAGGACGAGTACTTCCACCTCGAGTACCACGATGCGCGGCTCGAGACGCTGGCCGCGGAGGATCCTGAGACGGTCCAGCAGACGCTGGAAACGACGCTTCCACAGACGCTCGCGCTCATTGGCCCGGCCGCGTACGACGAGGACGAGGATCCGCTGTATCAGGCTGGATTCACAGATCGACCGATTGCCGAGATTCGTGAGTCGTTCGTCCAGCACTACCGAGACCTGTTCGCCGGGACGGACGTCTCGCTCGAGAACGTCGACTGGGACGCGCCCGCACTCGAGGAGTGGGACGAAACGCGGCGACGAGTGGATACTGGCTCGATCAGTGACACGGACGTCGAACAGCTCCGCGGCGAAGCGAACGAACTGTTCGCGATGAACTGA
- a CDS encoding MaoC/PaaZ C-terminal domain-containing protein, whose translation MTDSESETRYLEDIRERTIDCGEVTVSADDIVEFARQFDPLEIHTDPEAATESRFDGLIASGYHTLSLAVRCLVDEVRSERAVIAGLGIDDVRWHEPVRPGDTLSVETTILETRPSEGDPTTGIVHERISVTNQSETEVLSLENRELVERRDTEQRSDIS comes from the coding sequence ATGACCGATTCAGAGAGCGAAACTCGATATCTCGAGGATATCCGGGAACGAACGATCGACTGCGGTGAAGTAACGGTCTCGGCAGACGACATCGTCGAGTTTGCACGGCAGTTCGATCCGCTCGAGATCCATACCGATCCGGAAGCGGCAACGGAAAGCCGGTTCGATGGCCTCATCGCTAGCGGATATCACACACTTTCCCTAGCGGTTCGATGTCTTGTCGACGAAGTCCGGAGCGAGCGAGCCGTCATCGCCGGTCTCGGAATCGACGATGTTCGCTGGCACGAACCGGTTCGGCCGGGGGACACTCTTTCCGTAGAGACGACGATCCTCGAAACGCGACCGTCTGAGGGCGATCCAACCACTGGCATCGTCCACGAACGAATCTCGGTAACGAATCAGTCCGAAACCGAAGTGCTCTCGCTCGAGAATCGCGAATTGGTTGAACGGCGTGATACCGAGCAGCGGAGTGATATTAGTTAA
- a CDS encoding 2Fe-2S iron-sulfur cluster-binding protein — MVESYTVEFVDEGQAIEVPANKPILEAAEEAGLAPPYQCRMGVCGVCCGLVVEDGEVDQTEGMFLSDSEKEEGYALTCIAKPRSDLRIRTDESP; from the coding sequence ATGGTCGAAAGTTACACTGTCGAGTTCGTTGACGAAGGACAAGCGATCGAAGTGCCGGCCAATAAACCGATACTCGAGGCGGCGGAGGAAGCCGGTCTCGCACCACCCTATCAGTGTCGGATGGGCGTCTGCGGGGTCTGTTGTGGCTTAGTCGTCGAAGACGGTGAAGTCGACCAGACGGAGGGTATGTTCCTCTCCGACAGCGAGAAAGAGGAAGGCTACGCTCTGACCTGTATCGCGAAACCACGTTCGGATCTCCGTATTCGCACTGACGAGAGCCCGTAA
- a CDS encoding phenylacetic acid degradation PaaB family protein, with protein sequence MKYEVFARINQGDDTKHIGNVTAESDRLAQIYAHNTFNEEDWDLLAVARTEHLLEVTGGRPDLEVVAHE encoded by the coding sequence ATGAAATACGAAGTATTCGCACGAATCAACCAAGGTGACGATACCAAACACATCGGTAACGTCACCGCAGAGAGCGATCGACTCGCACAGATATACGCCCACAACACGTTCAACGAAGAGGACTGGGACCTCCTCGCCGTCGCCAGAACGGAGCACCTGCTGGAAGTGACCGGTGGACGGCCTGACCTCGAGGTGGTCGCTCATGAGTGA
- a CDS encoding metal-sulfur cluster assembly factor — protein sequence MSSVRSTTNGSPNASLTSEFVEQRRADATPFERELWDIIDEIPDPHIPVSLVEMAMIYDVSEDEGHVTVELTFPCMGCPAYDMIHNDIRSCLAVVDGVDEVDIDVVWDPVWSKDMLTDAVREKMRESGISL from the coding sequence ATGTCGAGTGTACGATCAACGACGAACGGATCGCCGAACGCGTCGCTGACCAGCGAGTTCGTCGAGCAGCGTCGGGCCGACGCGACGCCGTTTGAACGAGAGCTGTGGGACATCATCGACGAGATTCCGGACCCGCACATTCCCGTGAGTCTCGTCGAGATGGCGATGATTTACGACGTCAGCGAAGACGAGGGCCACGTTACGGTCGAACTGACGTTTCCCTGCATGGGATGTCCCGCCTACGACATGATCCATAACGATATTCGGAGCTGTCTGGCGGTCGTCGACGGCGTTGACGAGGTCGATATCGACGTCGTGTGGGATCCAGTCTGGTCGAAGGACATGCTCACCGATGCCGTCCGCGAAAAGATGCGTGAATCAGGTATCAGTCTCTAA
- a CDS encoding UbiD family decarboxylase: MTTVRRHLDRLRETGDLISVTERVHWEGAVAEVASEATRHNCPVTLFENTSGTVRPVSGVYGGADQFASADQRPWQRIAQALDLGPECSYTELIEHLARWETSDIDDVTDEPAATVRGSGDIYSLGLPTTSDGTPLVSLGLLVVERDGVTTWAPIRGRAQRSQTLRLSVPESVVEWCTSPADVSVVLGVSVAPLIAALQGWTQGQTTPSVPNLAAGLADVSVTTAGSRTVPSDAEVRIDGRMNAVESSATEGTEPRAAWELTCETATVDVNVETVAVREDPIVPFTPLGEPLTDDIHLMCLVETAKLFRRVNNYWGVSPVEWIQLPVEGRLGFCIVSSEILYAGFEWQLANTLFSFSDLFDKVLVLDEQADPTNLARAIDDMWVKAHPANDWIFSEPNASSAAAPLYRSDDENGSRLYINATWDPRWNEEYIAPRVTFETAFSENVLESLIERWEELGLDDLLDERGVSTDHE, encoded by the coding sequence ATGACGACGGTGCGACGGCACCTCGATCGGCTTCGGGAAACGGGCGATCTGATATCCGTGACGGAACGCGTTCACTGGGAGGGCGCGGTCGCCGAGGTCGCGAGCGAGGCAACCCGGCACAACTGCCCCGTAACGCTGTTCGAGAACACGTCCGGGACGGTCCGGCCGGTGAGCGGCGTTTACGGCGGCGCCGATCAGTTCGCCAGCGCCGACCAACGGCCGTGGCAGCGAATCGCACAGGCACTCGATCTCGGCCCGGAGTGCTCGTATACCGAACTGATCGAGCACCTGGCGCGGTGGGAGACGTCCGACATCGACGACGTCACCGACGAACCGGCTGCGACCGTCCGCGGCAGTGGCGATATCTATTCCCTCGGACTCCCGACGACCAGCGACGGGACGCCGCTCGTCTCCCTGGGTCTACTCGTCGTCGAGAGGGACGGTGTCACGACCTGGGCACCGATCAGAGGGCGGGCACAGCGAAGCCAAACGCTGCGACTCTCCGTTCCCGAGTCGGTCGTCGAGTGGTGTACGTCCCCGGCCGACGTGAGCGTCGTTCTCGGCGTCTCGGTTGCTCCCCTCATTGCGGCGCTTCAGGGATGGACACAGGGCCAGACGACGCCGAGCGTCCCGAACCTCGCGGCGGGACTGGCCGACGTCTCCGTGACGACGGCCGGATCGCGGACCGTCCCGTCGGACGCCGAAGTTCGCATCGACGGGCGGATGAACGCCGTCGAATCGTCGGCAACCGAGGGGACCGAACCGCGAGCGGCGTGGGAACTGACCTGCGAGACAGCGACTGTCGATGTCAACGTCGAGACAGTCGCCGTTCGCGAGGACCCGATCGTTCCGTTCACTCCGCTCGGCGAACCGTTGACCGACGATATCCACCTGATGTGTCTCGTCGAGACGGCGAAGCTCTTTCGCCGGGTGAACAACTACTGGGGCGTCTCTCCCGTCGAGTGGATTCAGCTGCCGGTCGAAGGGCGACTCGGCTTCTGTATCGTCTCGAGTGAAATCCTGTACGCGGGGTTCGAGTGGCAACTGGCGAATACGCTCTTCTCGTTCTCCGATCTGTTCGACAAGGTGCTCGTTCTCGACGAACAGGCCGATCCGACGAATCTCGCTCGAGCGATCGACGATATGTGGGTCAAGGCCCACCCGGCCAACGACTGGATCTTCAGCGAACCGAACGCCTCGAGCGCAGCCGCCCCGCTGTATCGCTCGGACGACGAAAACGGTTCTCGACTCTACATCAACGCCACGTGGGATCCACGGTGGAACGAGGAATACATCGCCCCTCGAGTGACCTTCGAGACGGCGTTCTCCGAGAATGTTCTGGAATCACTCATCGAGCGATGGGAGGAACTGGGTCTCGACGACCTCCTCGACGAACGAGGGGTGAGTACCGATCATGAGTGA
- a CDS encoding acyl-CoA synthetase yields the protein MRMQATITEERLPDEENAPDYVHSLPELHYPDQINVVDELVDRHVREGRGDNVAIYFEGREITYEELQENVNRMGNALRGLGVEAGDRVVVRFPNRPEAIISCLAVQKIGGVALPSMKLLRAKEIEHIVNDAEASAIVVYDDLLREVENALPELETVDDVIVAERNGIDHSYHSYDGLLEDVSDELEAYNTERDDLALMLYTSGTTGQPKGAIHTHRNMLATADSYARYCLEPTEDDVFGGNPPLPFAYGYGDLVTFPLRFGASTSLVEDADPGDLLEAIEAHGISILCSIPTGFNQILSQYPDGPDDYDVSSLRLGLSAGEPLTPTTFEEFKSEYGIDLLDGIGTTEMLHIFISHRHDEEIDPSATGYPVPGYECKIIDPDTGEDLERDEAGLLAVRGPTGIEYWDRPEKQLEVNQDGWSIPGDIFVQREDGRLEYKSRDDDLIISSGYNIPGPEVEAVIEEHESVSEVAVVGSPDEQRGEVVKAFVVLNDGASEEDELVTEIQNHVKNNLAPYKYPREVEFKNALPRTDTGKIRRTELRQLERR from the coding sequence ATGCGTATGCAGGCCACTATCACAGAGGAGCGTCTGCCGGACGAAGAGAATGCCCCGGACTACGTCCATTCGCTTCCGGAGCTCCATTACCCGGACCAGATCAACGTCGTCGACGAACTGGTCGACCGCCACGTTCGCGAAGGGCGCGGTGACAACGTCGCGATCTATTTCGAGGGTCGGGAGATCACGTACGAAGAATTGCAGGAGAACGTGAACAGAATGGGGAATGCGCTGCGCGGCCTCGGCGTCGAAGCCGGTGATCGGGTCGTCGTTCGATTCCCTAACCGACCGGAAGCGATTATCTCGTGTCTGGCGGTTCAGAAGATCGGCGGCGTTGCTCTCCCGTCGATGAAACTCCTCCGGGCAAAAGAGATCGAACACATCGTCAACGACGCCGAAGCGTCGGCCATCGTCGTCTACGATGATCTCCTTAGAGAAGTGGAGAACGCGCTGCCGGAACTCGAAACCGTCGACGACGTCATCGTCGCCGAGCGCAACGGGATCGATCACAGCTATCACAGCTACGACGGCCTACTCGAGGACGTCAGTGACGAACTCGAGGCGTACAACACCGAACGCGACGATCTCGCGCTGATGCTGTATACGAGCGGAACGACTGGGCAACCGAAGGGTGCGATTCATACCCACCGGAACATGTTGGCCACCGCGGACTCCTACGCGCGGTACTGCCTCGAGCCGACCGAGGACGACGTCTTCGGCGGGAATCCACCGCTCCCCTTCGCGTACGGATACGGCGACCTCGTGACGTTCCCGCTCCGGTTCGGCGCGAGTACGAGTCTCGTCGAAGACGCGGATCCCGGTGATTTACTGGAAGCGATCGAAGCCCACGGGATTTCGATCCTCTGTTCGATCCCGACGGGATTCAATCAGATCCTCTCCCAGTATCCCGACGGTCCTGACGACTACGACGTCTCGTCGCTCCGTCTCGGGCTCAGCGCCGGCGAACCGCTGACGCCGACGACGTTCGAGGAATTTAAATCCGAGTACGGAATCGATCTCCTCGACGGAATTGGAACGACGGAGATGCTCCATATCTTCATCAGTCACCGTCACGACGAGGAAATCGATCCGAGCGCGACCGGGTATCCGGTCCCGGGGTACGAGTGTAAGATCATTGACCCGGACACGGGCGAAGACTTAGAGCGCGACGAAGCGGGACTCCTCGCCGTTCGCGGGCCGACCGGAATCGAATACTGGGACCGACCCGAAAAACAACTCGAGGTAAACCAGGACGGGTGGTCGATCCCAGGCGACATCTTTGTACAGCGCGAAGACGGTCGCCTGGAGTACAAATCCCGCGACGACGACCTCATCATCTCGAGCGGCTACAACATCCCCGGGCCCGAGGTCGAAGCGGTCATCGAAGAACACGAATCGGTCTCCGAGGTCGCTGTCGTCGGCAGTCCGGACGAGCAACGTGGCGAGGTCGTGAAAGCGTTCGTCGTCCTGAACGACGGCGCCTCCGAGGAAGACGAACTCGTGACGGAAATACAGAATCACGTCAAGAACAACCTCGCACCGTATAAGTATCCGCGCGAGGTCGAGTTCAAGAACGCCCTCCCGCGGACGGATACCGGAAAGATTCGACGGACGGAACTCCGACAGTTGGAGCGCCGATAG
- a CDS encoding UbiD family decarboxylase produces MTASSLRQYLQTLETNGDLHRISEPVSWNLEASAVTMLLNEEDSAVPLFENVDSARLVGDPYRGTQRRPWERIALGLGLPSDLSYREFYEAVIERLKNPIEPVTVSTDDAPCKEEIQTGDDVDLLDFPWPYIHAGDGGRYSNLHTLVAPDPDSEWVDWSNHRTMIHDGETSSVLLLAGEQTPNLYYYKYEKRDEPMPVAITVGAEPAVQYTSVMWIPTGRNEAEYAGGLKQEPVELVPCETNDLSVPATAELVIEGEILPNERRDEGPFGDYFGYMHGPRRSMPLFRVTGITHQTDPILPFCVEGTGVGHSENTTSSMEIGCVGPDATLGLRTAGFDVECCAPWKSTPRTIYAISTEKTNPSYLHDMANFIFTTWGMLHVDFFIFVDADVNPLNQREVLEALALHADPDADFHQFGVETMPKVPLNIYQTPTEKGDIQTGTSKAKTAKAYIDATSDGAGREAQPTHDVERRYRAQKILERAGVESSELSFVDPGEATQ; encoded by the coding sequence ATGACGGCCAGTAGCCTCCGGCAGTACCTCCAAACGCTCGAGACGAACGGAGACCTCCACCGAATTAGCGAGCCGGTCTCGTGGAATCTCGAGGCCAGCGCCGTCACGATGCTGCTGAACGAAGAAGACAGCGCCGTGCCGCTATTCGAGAACGTCGATTCAGCGCGACTCGTCGGCGACCCATATCGGGGAACCCAACGACGACCCTGGGAACGGATCGCCCTGGGACTCGGATTGCCGTCGGATCTCTCGTACAGAGAGTTCTACGAAGCGGTGATCGAACGGCTGAAAAACCCGATAGAACCGGTAACAGTATCCACAGACGACGCGCCCTGTAAAGAGGAGATACAGACGGGCGACGACGTTGATCTCCTGGACTTTCCCTGGCCGTACATTCACGCGGGCGACGGCGGACGCTATTCGAATCTCCATACGCTCGTCGCACCGGACCCTGATTCCGAGTGGGTCGACTGGTCGAACCATCGAACGATGATCCACGACGGCGAGACGAGCAGCGTCCTCCTGCTGGCGGGTGAGCAAACGCCGAATCTCTACTATTACAAGTACGAGAAACGGGACGAACCGATGCCGGTCGCGATCACCGTCGGCGCTGAACCCGCCGTTCAGTACACGTCCGTGATGTGGATTCCGACGGGACGAAACGAAGCGGAATACGCAGGGGGATTGAAACAGGAACCGGTTGAACTCGTACCCTGTGAAACCAACGACCTCTCGGTCCCAGCGACGGCCGAACTCGTCATCGAGGGCGAAATCCTCCCGAACGAGCGTCGTGACGAAGGACCGTTCGGCGACTACTTCGGCTATATGCACGGCCCCAGACGGTCGATGCCCTTGTTCCGAGTGACCGGAATCACTCATCAAACCGATCCGATACTCCCGTTCTGCGTCGAGGGGACCGGTGTTGGGCATTCGGAAAACACAACCAGTTCGATGGAAATCGGCTGTGTCGGGCCGGACGCAACGCTCGGACTGCGGACCGCCGGGTTCGACGTCGAATGCTGTGCCCCCTGGAAGTCGACGCCGAGGACGATCTACGCGATCTCGACCGAGAAGACCAACCCCAGCTATCTCCACGATATGGCGAATTTCATCTTCACGACGTGGGGAATGCTCCACGTCGACTTCTTCATCTTCGTCGACGCTGACGTCAACCCGCTCAATCAGCGCGAAGTGCTCGAGGCGCTCGCCCTCCACGCGGATCCCGACGCGGATTTCCATCAGTTCGGCGTCGAGACGATGCCGAAGGTGCCGCTCAACATCTATCAGACGCCGACCGAGAAGGGGGACATCCAGACCGGAACGTCGAAAGCGAAGACGGCGAAGGCGTACATCGACGCGACCAGCGACGGAGCCGGCCGGGAGGCGCAACCGACCCACGACGTCGAGCGCAGATATCGGGCGCAAAAGATACTGGAACGAGCCGGCGTCGAATCGAGCGAGCTGTCGTTCGTCGATCCCGGGGAGGCCACGCAATGA